The segment CTGCAGTTTTAACTGTTGGACCCGGCTTGTTTCCAGTGCAGAAATGGCCCCTGGCAGTGGGaaggggccgggagcggggcagcggctgctgggaggcaggacagaggggacagtgcagggagctgccagcagccATGCGGCCCCCAGGGCTGGGTACTGTTATCGTGGGCCTGCCATAACATGGCAGTCAGGGACAAGGCGTTACCTAGCGAGGCAGCATTGACAAAAcctggaagaacagaaaaaagaaacttttttccttttttgtttttttaatattgtgataCTGGCTGTTGAGTATTAACTGGTGTAACTGAGGGTGGGCTCACCTGGGGAGCAGAGCAAACGAGGGTGACTGATAAATGTGTCTGGATCCTCCTGAGTCCCCCAGAAGGAAGATGCGATCAAGACTTGAACGCATTGGTCTGCCTGACCGAGTGCTGAAGCTGCTAATCAGCGCCATGCTGCAGGGCTGTGCAGGGGATGTGCTACCTTGCACATATGCCTTCCCTTTGTTTCCAGCTGTGACGTTACATCATTACTTTCCAGATACTCCATGTACATTGACCCCATGGTTAATGTTAATTTTccccagtgaaaatattttttatgagtattttttcttttcatttttagctttgaaatgtatgggtttttttttttaaaaaaaaacaacaacaaacaaaacaaccaaaaaaacccttggtGTTCTTTTGTGTAGAGCATCCCTGAAGCAGGGGGAAAGGGCTTTGCGAGGCTGAGTTAACGGGGTGAGAAGCTGCACCAGGCAGGAGGAGTTGTCCTTGAGCTCATCCAGTGCTGAGCGCTTCTCACCGTGCTGATGTTTGTGCAGAGCGCTCGGTGAGTGGGAAATAACGGCTTTGCTGGGAGCGCTCGGCTGCATGGTGTTGGGGATGGATGTGGGAGGGAGAAGGCGCTGTGGGAGTGGAGACAAGCTCCTGTGGCAGAGAAACCCTCCTCTGCCttggaggggagcggggcaggcaggTGTGTCCACAGCCAGGTCACTGCTGCTCTCTAATGAGCCACAAGCTGAACCGGCTGAGCCTTTTCTCTGTCGTGAACTGAGCACTAAAGGTGGGTGCTCCTGCCTTTCCTTGCCTCCCTGCCCTGGATGCTGGATGTGTCGGAGGAACTCGCTTGTGCTAAATCGTAGTGCAAAGGGCAGCTCTGACACTTGTGGTGAAGGAGGATGCTGCAGCATAAGAGGTCTTGTGTGAGGGTGGCAGATGTGGATCGCATCCTCTTCAGCCAGGACATTCCTTTTTCCTTACTGATGGCCCAGCTACCACCATTCCCAGCTCTTCTCCCACCGTGCCAGAGGTGCCgcagctgcctgggctgcggCCAGCACCCTGCGTGGGAGCAGTGCTCTCTTGAGACAACTTGGCTGTGAAAAACAGAGCTCTTTATTTGGTGGTTTTCCAGAAATTTTGTGTTTCTGGAATAAAAAGTCTTTACATaaatttcagattcatttttaaaacaaagtaaataaCTACTTGGCCAGAGGACAATGTCAGCGCAAACCAAAATGCTGCCTGAAGATGCAGGAGCAAGCcagaatgtattatttttaaacttctccaAAGTCTGAGCCAGTCATTTTGAGTTTTGCGTGTTCCCCCCCTTTCAATATTTCAATGATTGTCCCTGTAGTGACCCAGACACACTTGTACCTTGCCAGctgccctcccatccctcctctcctgggtgaggcaggaggaggggacccCACAGCTGCTTGAGATGATTCTTCCTGCAGGAATGGGCTGAGTGGAGACACTTTGTTCAGTGTGCAAGTTGATCTCAAGACATCATAAGAGGAAATCCATCTTTCAGAGGAACCTGTGCAAGAGGAGCTCACATGTATCACGTGAAATGCTCATGCCTCTTTCACAGAAATACTTATGATATGTGTATCTTTAAATGACTTCAGCCCTATGGGAGACTAAACAATCTGGAGAAGATGTTCCTCCCTCTTGCCTGCTATAATTTTTTAGTTTGGCTTTTCCATTGCGCAAAGTCCTTGATAGTAGCAGATGCTGGGGTTGGAGGGCAGCACTGTGACCTGGTGGGGTGGCCTGGCAGGCCTCCAGGGTGGCTGGGAGCAGGCTGGAGCCAGCAGTCCTTGTCTGCTCCTGCGGGAAGGAAGTTGTAGGCCCAAACTGAAAGCAAGCGCTATCGCACTGAGCACTCGGTGGGGGCCGGTGGTTCTCTTTATAATTTGCATTTTGATATTCCAGACTTAAAAGACTCATTTGCAAGTTTTCCTTTTCACTAGAAATAAAAAGGACGCTTTGCCAGACAGTTAATAATTTCCCTTGCTTCTCATCTGGGGAAAACGGCTCATGTCCCCCTGAGGGGGCTGGCACTGGGAGGAAACACTCCCTGCTGGGGCCTTCTCTGGAGATAACAAGGGAAGACTGAGCGGCTGAGCTGATCTAATTGCTCACTGCTGCTTCCCCTCCACCCTCTTCTTCTCAGGCTCATTCCCTGTGGTGCTCTCCCATCCCCTCCTGGCTCTGGTACCTGCCTGGTGCCAAGCGGGTTCAGCTCATAAAATCAGTGAACAACTAACCTgactacaaagaaaaaacaaacaattaaaaaaaaaaacaaaaacaaacaaacaaaaaagaaaaccagcctgAAAATACCCACTTCCGGGGATGGGGAATGCACTGAATCAAGGGAAAAGAACTGAGGAAGGAAATACAGTCTGTCTTTTGACAGCACTGGGCTGTGAGTGCTGCTGGATTAATTAAAGATGTACTATGTAATTTCCCTTTTGGGTGCAGCACAGCTGGGTGGTGGTGTGGAGAGGCAACATCCTCCCATGTGTCCCACCACCTCCCTTGAGCTGCCCCTAGCACCTACAGTTGCTGGGGGACCTGGGTGGGGGCACAGACCTGAATTCAACTCAGCTCACCCGAAAAGTGGTCATTTCCCCCTctgggctgccgggggggggagcGTGGGGCTGGGCATTGAGGGAGAAATGCCATTcttgaactgctgctgcttttgggaagCTGCCTGCAAATGCACCCCCAGACACCCTAAATGAGGgagctttggaaaaagaaatatattatctGAGCAGGCACTGCCAAGGAAAGGACACCTGCCGCCTGGGTGAGCTGCTTCAGGGGAACAGGCAGATCCTATTCTTCCACCTTGCAGGTTTCCTTGCACAGAGAGCAAAAAACTCTGTGTGTTCCCCAGcttgctgggctgggagggggaaaaatactCCTGTTGCACCAGCCCTTACGAAATCCATCACTAAACGCAATAGTGTCAGTGGAATCCATAACGTAGTTTTGCAATACTTTCTGGGGAACCACTTTTATAAATACCAAGACTATTCCAGCAGTGCTTTCGTtcagctttattttataaaataatgtatttgaaaaGATTTTCGTAAGATATAACACAATTACTGTAGTTCATGAAAATCATGCAAGTATTTTGACTTGTaaaagtgagattaaaaaaaaatataataaaaaaatttcattcTTACGGGGTATCCCTTCAATGCCTAAATATGAGGATTAGAGGAGCTGGAAGCTCATGAGGGTTTTTACCAAGTAATAAAGGAGATGAGAAATAAGGCTGCAAAACAAGAAGATGCATCAGATAGCGAGGAAGAGACTCCTTCCATTGGGCTACTGAGAGAGATAGATCTGTGTTACAGGAGTGCTGGGCGCCCTGGGGCGAGGCAGCCAGACCAAGTGGCTTTGTATCAGGAGAACTCTTTGCTCTGGTAATTGCGAACATTTTGGTGTATGTCCCTGCATCAGCTgatacagaggaggaaaaaaacttgCGAAGTTCAGCTTAGCAAAAGCAAAAAGCTCAGCTGAGAAAAAGTTCAGCTTTTgagttttctgggttttggtCGTTTTTATTCCATACAGATTAGAaccaaaacactgatttttggaCCATCTGTAATATTTGACGTATAACATGAAAAAGGCAAAGCAGCAGTAAGATAGGGTCTCGCTGTAGCATTAATGCCTTGAGGAGAGTCTCAGCAGCACCACAAGTATCTCCttccaggagaagctggcaggGATGAAGTAAGGGGGTTATTAACGAGTCTGTTTCTGGCGTGAAGGTTCACACTGCCTTTGACAGTTGAGTCTTATCTGTAAAGTTCATCCTCCACCGTGGCTCGGAGCCCAGCAGGTGTTTGGCTTGCACGGTCCAGTTCAGGCTCTGGTCACCGTTTACCGACGCTTGTCTGAAACCAGGCGCAGGACCCCAGCGTTGGTATATTGAGGCTGAAATCTGAGAAACGCCGGTGGTGCTCAGTGCAATGGCTTGTGTCTTACAAGGAATCTTACCTTTAACCTCAAAAATGAGATCTCTCTTTCGTGTCATTTCCTATTTAGACCAGATGCCTTGGCTTATTAGTACTGCTTTGATGAGGCCGAGAGCTACTCTTACTTTTATAACTATAGCTGACAATTTCCTGACTCTTAAGGAGCTAGTAAAGTGTAACTCTGTATTGACAAGGATTTTTACTATTATGGGGTGTAGGGGGAGGAGGTGCAGCAATAGTGTCTCCAGCATCAGTAGCACTTCTGACCTCAGCTTTCAGGAAATGGTTGTTGGTTTCCATgctttattataataataataaaataaagcattcTGCACCAGTATTTGAGTTATGTGTCTGTGACGTGTTGGAATCATCATGGAAAACATAATGGGTGGTTTCGAGATTTAGAGATTCATGAGGCTGCTTAAACGTGAGTCCTACTGGTCCTGGTAGCCTGTGGACTAGTTGATTGCATCAAGTAAATATCTAAATAGCCAATACAGGCTGTTAGCGCCAAAAATGTGGAATTGTATGATAATCCCACACGTGTCCGTGTGCAGGCTACACTTTGCTGGACTGAGGTCTCATGCATTTCCTATTTTTTCCCCAGGGGTTGGTTTCTCATCCTATATTTCATTGAGATAATCTTGATCAGGATATATCAGGAAGCCAGTAAATAAGCTGTCTGTCCAGTAGGGATCGTAAAAGAGCCCATTTTGTTCTGAGTAAAAGATCTGCAGCCATACCTCATCCTCCTGCTTCAGAGAAAGGATGGTTGATCCAGAGGCAACATCATGGTTTCCAGTGTTGGCATCAAAAGTCTTGATGCGGTACTGCCCATTGTGGACCAAGCCAATGGCCAAATGTTTGTTGGCCAAAGTGATGTCATAAGTGAAGTAGTAAATACCTGGGATGCTGCATATAAATTTCCCACTGGAAGCATTGTAGTGTCCTCCCTCGTTCATCAGGATCCTGTCAAATTTGATGGGCAGCCTTTCCCTTGGGTAGCTCTTTGAGACTGCCACAGAGAAGGCAGATTTGGCTTTGTTGGCATTACAGGTGCAGGGTCCTGGCAGCCCGGTCTCGCCCTTGTTCCCTTTGGGCCCTTTCTTTCCCGGTGCCCCATTTTTTCCAGGATTACCCTTTAAACCCTTGGGCCCTCGTGGGCCTGCCTTGCCAATAGCTCCTGCTTTCCCCTTTGGTCCTGGCTTGCCGGGGTTTCCTGTTCTGCCTTGTGGACCTGGAAGACAAATAACCTCGTaaatttttcagtgaa is part of the Rissa tridactyla isolate bRisTri1 chromosome 11, bRisTri1.patW.cur.20221130, whole genome shotgun sequence genome and harbors:
- the C1QTNF2 gene encoding complement C1q tumor necrosis factor-related protein 2, which translates into the protein MISAVLLLWTVPCVANHILGGFAKGALQEGPQLACSLPGPPGPPGPPGAPGAPGTVGRMGFPGKDGKDGKDGDKGEHGDEGPQGRTGNPGKPGPKGKAGAIGKAGPRGPKGLKGNPGKNGAPGKKGPKGNKGETGLPGPCTCNANKAKSAFSVAVSKSYPRERLPIKFDRILMNEGGHYNASSGKFICSIPGIYYFTYDITLANKHLAIGLVHNGQYRIKTFDANTGNHDVASGSTILSLKQEDEVWLQIFYSEQNGLFYDPYWTDSLFTGFLIYPDQDYLNEI